The proteins below are encoded in one region of Sminthopsis crassicaudata isolate SCR6 chromosome 1, ASM4859323v1, whole genome shotgun sequence:
- the RBBP6 gene encoding E3 ubiquitin-protein ligase RBBP6 isoform X3 — MSCVHYKFSSKLNYDTVTFDGLHISLCDLKKQIMGREKLKAADCDLQITNAQTKEEYTDDNALIPKNSSVIVRRIPIGGVKSTSKTYVMTSKSRTILETPFRSRTEPVSGTSKAIDDSSASISLAQLTKTANLAEANASEEDKIKAMMSQSGHEYDPINYMKKPLGPPPPSYTCFRCGKPGHYIKNCPTNGDKNFESVPRIKKSTGIPRSFMMEVKDPNMKGAMLTNTGKYAIPTIDAGRLLFHKLGTMGHKQIDTYFWNRGDVYGAAATQITHLREAYAIGKKEKPPFLPEEPSSSSEEDDPIPDELLCLICKDIMTDAVVIPCCGNSYCDECIRTALLESDEHTCPTCHQNDVSPDALIANKFLRQAVNNFKNETGYTKRLRKQIPPPPPPIPPPRPLIQRNLQPLMRPPISRQQDPLMIPVTSASTHAATSISSSMTPNQSSLSSAVPINQPSTPAPVPDITATVSISVHSEKPDGPFRDPDNKIIPAAALVSDHPKASSSIAISALMEEKGYQVPVLGTPSLLGQSLLHGQLIPTTGPVRINAARSAGGRPGWEPSINRGRHHGERSQRTQGPSLPATPVFVPVPPPPLYPPPPHTLPLPPGVPPPQFPPQFPPGQPPPAGYSVPPPGFPPAPANLSTPWVSTAVQTAHSNTIPTTQAPPLSREEFYREQRRLKEESKSPYSGSSYSRSSYTYSKSRSGSSRSRSYSRSFSRSHSRSYSRSPPYPRRGRGKSRNYRSRSRSHGYHRSRSRSPPYRRYHSRSRSPPVFRGQSPNKRNIPQGETEREYFNRYREVPPPYDIKAYYGRNVDFRDPFEKERYREWERNYREWYEKYYKGYAAGAQPRPPANRENFSPERFGPLGNRRENSPFARGRREDYSNVQGHRSRNIGGSYPEKLSARDGHTMKDNAKSKEKESENPPGDGKGNKHKKHRKRRKGEENEGFPNTELLESSRKQREPVGGEEIKTDSLFILPSRDDATPVRDEPMEAESITFKPVSEKEKKEKDKPKAKGDKTKRKNEGTTSSKKESTAKPVKASQEKVDVEREKSPRSEPPSKKAKEEVPKTESTKSSSQKDEKAISTPRKAHPKMTKEHQETKSVKEEKAKKEYSKDAKQEKLANKEEKSKKTNEKSKPADAKPEKRKRKAEEKGVDKEHEILSLKNSKPEVAEMMKPSPKRKIEPDVEKTDRTPEKDKTVLTAPAKKIKLNRETGKKIGSGENLPSTKELTEKLEPTSSKIKQEKVKGKVRRKVTTTEGSSSTLVDYTSTSSTGGSPVRKSEEKTDTKRTVIKTMEEYNNDNTAPAEDVIIMIQVPQSKWDKDDFESEEEDIKSTQAVSTVGKPASVIKNVSTKPSNPVKHTEKESEPSEKIQKPPKEVSHEGVQHEAKSSKTCSSSEKGKTKDRDHSVSDKENSEKRKSSIQTEKDTSVDRINEQGNFKSLSQSSKDTRTSDKHDSGRGSSSKDFTPNRDKKVDYDNRDHSGSKRRDERSDLTRRKDSPSRTKTESSLGQKNKLKDERTDLPKKGVGESKRGNSSPSKDRRPYDHKVAHDSKRSNDDNKSVDKNPVKEREKHISETKTNKEKELSGNKLFCRHSSPDTQIEKEHVTGQNDKTVVKPKPQLSHSSRLSSDLTRETDEAAFVPDYNESDSESNVSAKEEETLGKNSKELKDKVAEKAKETLDTTVVTQIGVRSQSQSSPSVSRSRSHSPSGSQTRSHSSSASSAESQDSKKKKKKKEKKKHKKHKKHKKHKKHTGTELELEKSQKHKHKKKKSKKSKDKEKEKEKDDQKVKSVTV, encoded by the exons AATACACAGATGACAATGCCCTGATTCCCAAGAATTCATCAGTTATTGTAAGAAGAATTCCTATTGGAGGTGTTAAGTCTACAAGCAAGACATATGTTAT GACTTCCAAATCGCGCACAATCCTAGAAACTCCTTTCAG aagtcGAACTGAACCAGTGAGTGGAACCTCAAAAGCA ATTGATGACTCTTCTGCGTCTATTTCTCTGGCCCAGCTTACaaag ACTGCCAATCTGGCTGAAGCCAATGCTTctgaagaagataaaattaaagcaatgatGTCACAGTCTGGCCACGAATATGATCCAATCAA ttACATGAAGAAACCTCTGGGTCCTCCTCCACCATCTTATACCTGTTTCCGTTGTGGTAAACCTGGTCATTACATAAAGAATTGCCCAACAAATGGG GATAAAAACTTTGAATCGGTTCCCAGGATTAAAAAGAGTACTGGAATTCCTAGAAGTTTTATGATGGAAGTGAAAGATCCTAACATGAAAGGTGCCATGCTTACCAACACTGGAAAATATGCAATCCCAACTATAGATGC TGGGAGACTCCTCTTTCACAAATTGGGAACAATGGGGCATAAGCAAATTGATACTTATTTCTGGAATCGTGGTGATGTCTATGGAGCAGCTGCAACACAAATAACACACCTAAG aGAGGCATATGCcatagggaagaaagaaaagccaCCTTTCCTACCAGAGGAACCATCCTCTTCATCAGAAGAGGATGACCCTATCCCAGATGAATTGTTATGTCTAATCTGCAAAGATATAATGACTGATGCAGTTGTCATACCTTGCTGTGGAAACAGTTATTGTGATGAAT GTATAAGAACAGCATTGCTAGAATCAGATGAACATACATGTCCAACTTGTCATCAGAATGATGTATCTCCTGATGCTTTAATTGCCAACAAATTTTTACGCCAG GCTGTTAATAACTTCAAAAATGAAACTGGCTATACTAAAAGACTTCGAAAGCagataccaccaccaccacctccaaTTCCACCTCCAAGACCACTGATTCAGCGGAACCTACAACCTCTAATGAGACCTCCAATTTCAAGACAACAGGACCCTTTAATGATTCCTGTGACATCTGCATCTACTCATGCTGCTACTTCTATATCATCATCCATGACTCCTAATCAGTCTTCCCTATCATCTGCTGTACCTATAAATCAGCCTTCTACTCCAGCACCAGTTCCTGATATAACTGCCACAGTGTCTATATCTGTccattcagaaaaacctgatggACCTTTCCG TGATCCTGATAATAAAATTATACCTGCTGCAGCCTTGGTATCAGACCATCCTAAAGCTTCTTCATCAATAGCAATTAGTGCACTAATGGAAGAAAAG GGCTATCAGGTGCCTGTACTTGGAACACCTTCTTTGCTTGGACAGTCCCTTTTGCATGGGCAGTTGATACCTACAACTG GTCCAGTAAGAATAAATGCTGCTCGTTCTGCTGGTGGTAGGCCTGGTTGGGAACC aagcaTAAATCGAGGACGACACCATGGTGAACGCTCACAGAGGACTCAAGGCCCGTCACTACCAGCAACACCCGTCTTTGTACCTGTACCACCACCTCCTTTGTATCCACCACCTCCCCACACACTTCCTCTCCCTCCAGGTGTTCCTCCACCACAGTTTCCTCCACAGTTTCCACCTGGGCAACCACCACCTGCTGGCTACAGTGTCCCTCCTCCAGGTTTCCCTCCAGCTCCTGCAAATTTATCAACACCTTGGGTATCAACTGCAGTTCAAACAGCTCATTCAAATACTATCCCAACAACACAAGCTCCACCCTTATCCAGGGAAGAGTTCTACAGAGAGCAAAGACGACTAAAAGAGGA atcTAAATCCCCATATAGTGGCTCCTCTTATTCAAGAAGTTCATATACTTATTCTAAGTCAAGATCTGGTTCCTCACGTTCACGTTCCTATTCTCGATCCTTTAGTCGTTCACACTCTCGTTCTTATTCACGATCACCTCCATATCCCagaagaggtagaggaaaaagtCGAAATTACCGTTCAAGATCCAGGTCTCATGGATATCACCGCTCCAGGTCAAGGTCACCCCCGTATCGGCGATACCATTCACGATCAAGGTCTCCTCCAGTTTTTAGAGGGCAATCTCCTAATAAACGAAATATACCTCAAGGAGAAACAGAACGTGAATACTTCAACAGATACAGAGAAGTTCCACCACCATATGATATAAAAGCTTACTATGGTAGGAATGTTGACTTTAGAGACCCATTTGAAAAAGAACGTTACAGAGAATGGGAAAGAAATTACAGAGAGTGGtatgaaaaatattacaaaggtTATGCTGCTGGAGCACAGCCTAGACCTCCAGCAAATAGGGAGAATTTTTCTCCAGAGAGATTTGGACCATTGGGCAACAGAAGAGAGAATTCTCCCTTTGCTCGAGGTCGCAGGGAGGATTATTCCAATGTACAAGGTCACCGAAGTCGCAACATAGGTGGTAGTTACCCAGAAAAGCTTTCGGCAAGAGATGGTCACACCATGAAGGATAATGCCAAGTCAAAAGAGAAGGAGAGTGAAAATCCACCAGGAGATGGAAAGGGAAACAAACATAAGAAACAtcgaaagagaaggaagggggaagaaaatgaaGGCTTTCCTAACACAGAGTTATTGGAGAGTTCTAGAAAACAAAGAGAACCTGTAGgtggagaagaaattaaaacagacTCCCTGTTCATTCTCCCCAGTAGAGATGATGCCACTCCTGTTAGAGATGAACCAATGGAGGCAGAATCGATCACTTTTAAACCCgtatcagaaaaggaaaagaaagaaaaagacaaaccaAAAGCAAAAGGTGACAAAACTAAACGTAAAAATGAAGGAACTACTAGTTCCAAAAAAGAGAGCACTGCAAAACCTGTCAAAGCATCCCAGGAAAAAGTGGACGTAGAACGTGAAAAGTCTCCAAGATCTGAACCACCATCCAAAAAAGCCAAAGAGGAGGTGCCAAAGACAGAGAGTACTAAATCCTCCTCCCAAAAAGATGAAAAGGCCATTAGTACACCCAGAAAAGCTCACCCCAAGATGACAAAGGAACATCAAGAAACTAAATCCGTCAAGGAGGAAAAAGCTAAAAAGGAATATTCAAAAGATGCCAAACAAGAAAAACTAGCTAACAAGgaggaaaaatcaaaaaagactAATGAGAAAAGTAAGCCAGCTGATGCCaagccagaaaaaagaaaaagaaaagctgaagAAAAGGGTGTAGACAAAGAACATGAGATTTTGTCATTGAAAAACTCTAAACCAGAAGTTGCTGAAATGATGAAGCCATCACCAAAGCGTAAAATTGAGCCAGATGTTGAGAAAACAGATAGGACCCCAGAAAAAGACAAAACTGTGTTAACTGCCCCAGCCAAAAAGATAAAACTCAACagagaaacagggaaaaaaattggaagtggCGAAAACCTGCCCAGTACAAAAGAACTCACTGAAAAATTGGAGCCAACTTCCAgtaaaattaaacaagaaaaagttAAAGGGAAAGTAAGAAGAAAAGTAACGACCACTGAAGGATCTAGCTCGACTCTTGTGGATTATaccag tACAAGCTCAACCGGAGGCAGCCCTGTAAGGAAGTCTGAAGAAAAAACAGACACAAAACGAACTGTCATTAAGACCATGGAagaatataataatgacaatacaGCTCCTGCTGaagatgttattattatgattCAGGTTCCTCAATCAAAGTGGGACAAAGATGACTTTGAATCTGAAGAGGAAGATATAAAATCTACACAAGCTGTGTCCACTGTAGGAAAGCCTGCTAGTGTTATAAAGAATGTTAGCACTAAGCCATCAAATCCTGTTAAACATACTGAAAAAGAAAGCGAGCCATCAGAGAAAATTCAGAAGCCCCCAAAAGAAGTAAGCCATGAAGGTGTACAGCATGAGGCCAAAAGTTCAAAAACTTGTTCATCcagtgaaaaaggaaaaaccaaagaTCGGGATCATTCCGTGTCAGATAAGGAAAACtctgaaaaaaggaaaagcagcATTCAGACAGAAAAAGATACTAGTGTAGATCGTATAAATGAACAAGGAAACTTTAAAAGTCTTTCTCAATCATCCAAAGACACTAGAACTTCAGATAAGCATGATTCTGGGCGTGGATCCTCAAGTAAAGACTTTACCCCTAATAGAGACAAAAAAGTAGACTATGATAATAGGGATCACTCTGGTTCCAAACGGAGAGATGAAAGGAGTGATTTAACAAGAAGAAAAGATTCTCCTTCTCGAACTAAAACAGAATCTTCATTGGGtcagaaaaataaactgaaggaTGAAAGGACAGATTTGCCCAAAAAGGGAGTAGGAGAATCAAAAAGAGGCAATTCTAGTCCTTCAAAGGACAGAAGACCATATGATCACAAAGTTGCTCACGATTCTAAACGTTCAAATGATGACAATAAATCTGTAGACAAAAACCCAGTTAAAGAACGAGAGAAGCATATATCAGAAACAAAGACTAATAAGGAGAAAGAGTTAagtggaaataaattattttgtagacATAGCTCTCCAGATACACAAATTGAAAAAGAGCATGTTACTGGACagaatgataagactgttgtcaAACCTAAACCCCAGTTAAGCCACTCTTCTAGACTTTCTTCTGATTTAACAAGAGAAACTGATGAAGCTGCTTTTGTACCAGACTATAATGAAAGTGACAGTGAGAGTAATGTGTctgcaaaagaagaagaaactttGGGGAAAAATTCTAAGGAACTGAAAGATAAGGTGGCCGAAAAAGCTAAAGAGACCCTGGATACAACAGTAGTTACCCAAATAGGTGTAAGAAGTCAGAGTCAAAGTAGTCCTAGTGTTAGCCGAAGTCGCAGTCATAGCCCTTCTGGAAGCCAAACACGAAGCCACAGCAGCAGCGCTAGCTCAGCAGAAAGTCAGGAcagcaagaagaagaaaaagaaaaaggaaaaaaagaagcacaagaaACATAAAAAACATAAGAAACATAAGAAACACACAGGCACtgaattagaattggaaaagagcCAAAAACAcaagcataagaaaaaaaaatccaagaaaagcaaagataaagaaaaggagaaggaaaaggatgaCCAAAAAGTTAAATCTGTCACAGTATAA
- the RBBP6 gene encoding E3 ubiquitin-protein ligase RBBP6 isoform X2 translates to MSCVHYKFSSKLNYDTVTFDGLHISLCDLKKQIMGREKLKAADCDLQITNAQTKEEYTDDNALIPKNSSVIVRRIPIGGVKSTSKTYVISRTEPVSGTSKAIDDSSASISLAQLTKTANLAEANASEEDKIKAMMSQSGHEYDPINYMKKPLGPPPPSYTCFRCGKPGHYIKNCPTNGDKNFESVPRIKKSTGIPRSFMMEVKDPNMKGAMLTNTGKYAIPTIDAGRLLFHKLGTMGHKQIDTYFWNRGDVYGAAATQITHLREAYAIGKKEKPPFLPEEPSSSSEEDDPIPDELLCLICKDIMTDAVVIPCCGNSYCDECIRTALLESDEHTCPTCHQNDVSPDALIANKFLRQAVNNFKNETGYTKRLRKQIPPPPPPIPPPRPLIQRNLQPLMRPPISRQQDPLMIPVTSASTHAATSISSSMTPNQSSLSSAVPINQPSTPAPVPDITATVSISVHSEKPDGPFRDPDNKIIPAAALVSDHPKASSSIAISALMEEKGYQVPVLGTPSLLGQSLLHGQLIPTTGPVRINAARSAGGRPGWEPSINRGRHHGERSQRTQGPSLPATPVFVPVPPPPLYPPPPHTLPLPPGVPPPQFPPQFPPGQPPPAGYSVPPPGFPPAPANLSTPWVSTAVQTAHSNTIPTTQAPPLSREEFYREQRRLKEEEKKKSKLDEFTNDFAKELMEYKKIQKERRRSFSRSKSPYSGSSYSRSSYTYSKSRSGSSRSRSYSRSFSRSHSRSYSRSPPYPRRGRGKSRNYRSRSRSHGYHRSRSRSPPYRRYHSRSRSPPVFRGQSPNKRNIPQGETEREYFNRYREVPPPYDIKAYYGRNVDFRDPFEKERYREWERNYREWYEKYYKGYAAGAQPRPPANRENFSPERFGPLGNRRENSPFARGRREDYSNVQGHRSRNIGGSYPEKLSARDGHTMKDNAKSKEKESENPPGDGKGNKHKKHRKRRKGEENEGFPNTELLESSRKQREPVGGEEIKTDSLFILPSRDDATPVRDEPMEAESITFKPVSEKEKKEKDKPKAKGDKTKRKNEGTTSSKKESTAKPVKASQEKVDVEREKSPRSEPPSKKAKEEVPKTESTKSSSQKDEKAISTPRKAHPKMTKEHQETKSVKEEKAKKEYSKDAKQEKLANKEEKSKKTNEKSKPADAKPEKRKRKAEEKGVDKEHEILSLKNSKPEVAEMMKPSPKRKIEPDVEKTDRTPEKDKTVLTAPAKKIKLNRETGKKIGSGENLPSTKELTEKLEPTSSKIKQEKVKGKVRRKVTTTEGSSSTLVDYTSTSSTGGSPVRKSEEKTDTKRTVIKTMEEYNNDNTAPAEDVIIMIQVPQSKWDKDDFESEEEDIKSTQAVSTVGKPASVIKNVSTKPSNPVKHTEKESEPSEKIQKPPKEVSHEGVQHEAKSSKTCSSSEKGKTKDRDHSVSDKENSEKRKSSIQTEKDTSVDRINEQGNFKSLSQSSKDTRTSDKHDSGRGSSSKDFTPNRDKKVDYDNRDHSGSKRRDERSDLTRRKDSPSRTKTESSLGQKNKLKDERTDLPKKGVGESKRGNSSPSKDRRPYDHKVAHDSKRSNDDNKSVDKNPVKEREKHISETKTNKEKELSGNKLFCRHSSPDTQIEKEHVTGQNDKTVVKPKPQLSHSSRLSSDLTRETDEAAFVPDYNESDSESNVSAKEEETLGKNSKELKDKVAEKAKETLDTTVVTQIGVRSQSQSSPSVSRSRSHSPSGSQTRSHSSSASSAESQDSKKKKKKKEKKKHKKHKKHKKHKKHTGTELELEKSQKHKHKKKKSKKSKDKEKEKEKDDQKVKSVTV, encoded by the exons AATACACAGATGACAATGCCCTGATTCCCAAGAATTCATCAGTTATTGTAAGAAGAATTCCTATTGGAGGTGTTAAGTCTACAAGCAAGACATATGTTAT aagtcGAACTGAACCAGTGAGTGGAACCTCAAAAGCA ATTGATGACTCTTCTGCGTCTATTTCTCTGGCCCAGCTTACaaag ACTGCCAATCTGGCTGAAGCCAATGCTTctgaagaagataaaattaaagcaatgatGTCACAGTCTGGCCACGAATATGATCCAATCAA ttACATGAAGAAACCTCTGGGTCCTCCTCCACCATCTTATACCTGTTTCCGTTGTGGTAAACCTGGTCATTACATAAAGAATTGCCCAACAAATGGG GATAAAAACTTTGAATCGGTTCCCAGGATTAAAAAGAGTACTGGAATTCCTAGAAGTTTTATGATGGAAGTGAAAGATCCTAACATGAAAGGTGCCATGCTTACCAACACTGGAAAATATGCAATCCCAACTATAGATGC TGGGAGACTCCTCTTTCACAAATTGGGAACAATGGGGCATAAGCAAATTGATACTTATTTCTGGAATCGTGGTGATGTCTATGGAGCAGCTGCAACACAAATAACACACCTAAG aGAGGCATATGCcatagggaagaaagaaaagccaCCTTTCCTACCAGAGGAACCATCCTCTTCATCAGAAGAGGATGACCCTATCCCAGATGAATTGTTATGTCTAATCTGCAAAGATATAATGACTGATGCAGTTGTCATACCTTGCTGTGGAAACAGTTATTGTGATGAAT GTATAAGAACAGCATTGCTAGAATCAGATGAACATACATGTCCAACTTGTCATCAGAATGATGTATCTCCTGATGCTTTAATTGCCAACAAATTTTTACGCCAG GCTGTTAATAACTTCAAAAATGAAACTGGCTATACTAAAAGACTTCGAAAGCagataccaccaccaccacctccaaTTCCACCTCCAAGACCACTGATTCAGCGGAACCTACAACCTCTAATGAGACCTCCAATTTCAAGACAACAGGACCCTTTAATGATTCCTGTGACATCTGCATCTACTCATGCTGCTACTTCTATATCATCATCCATGACTCCTAATCAGTCTTCCCTATCATCTGCTGTACCTATAAATCAGCCTTCTACTCCAGCACCAGTTCCTGATATAACTGCCACAGTGTCTATATCTGTccattcagaaaaacctgatggACCTTTCCG TGATCCTGATAATAAAATTATACCTGCTGCAGCCTTGGTATCAGACCATCCTAAAGCTTCTTCATCAATAGCAATTAGTGCACTAATGGAAGAAAAG GGCTATCAGGTGCCTGTACTTGGAACACCTTCTTTGCTTGGACAGTCCCTTTTGCATGGGCAGTTGATACCTACAACTG GTCCAGTAAGAATAAATGCTGCTCGTTCTGCTGGTGGTAGGCCTGGTTGGGAACC aagcaTAAATCGAGGACGACACCATGGTGAACGCTCACAGAGGACTCAAGGCCCGTCACTACCAGCAACACCCGTCTTTGTACCTGTACCACCACCTCCTTTGTATCCACCACCTCCCCACACACTTCCTCTCCCTCCAGGTGTTCCTCCACCACAGTTTCCTCCACAGTTTCCACCTGGGCAACCACCACCTGCTGGCTACAGTGTCCCTCCTCCAGGTTTCCCTCCAGCTCCTGCAAATTTATCAACACCTTGGGTATCAACTGCAGTTCAAACAGCTCATTCAAATACTATCCCAACAACACAAGCTCCACCCTTATCCAGGGAAGAGTTCTACAGAGAGCAAAGACGACTAAAAGAGGA ggaaaagaaaaagtccAAACTAGATGAGTTTACAAATGATTTTGCTAAGGAATTGATGGAATACAAAAAGATTCAAAAGGAGCGTAGGCGCTCATTTTCAAG atcTAAATCCCCATATAGTGGCTCCTCTTATTCAAGAAGTTCATATACTTATTCTAAGTCAAGATCTGGTTCCTCACGTTCACGTTCCTATTCTCGATCCTTTAGTCGTTCACACTCTCGTTCTTATTCACGATCACCTCCATATCCCagaagaggtagaggaaaaagtCGAAATTACCGTTCAAGATCCAGGTCTCATGGATATCACCGCTCCAGGTCAAGGTCACCCCCGTATCGGCGATACCATTCACGATCAAGGTCTCCTCCAGTTTTTAGAGGGCAATCTCCTAATAAACGAAATATACCTCAAGGAGAAACAGAACGTGAATACTTCAACAGATACAGAGAAGTTCCACCACCATATGATATAAAAGCTTACTATGGTAGGAATGTTGACTTTAGAGACCCATTTGAAAAAGAACGTTACAGAGAATGGGAAAGAAATTACAGAGAGTGGtatgaaaaatattacaaaggtTATGCTGCTGGAGCACAGCCTAGACCTCCAGCAAATAGGGAGAATTTTTCTCCAGAGAGATTTGGACCATTGGGCAACAGAAGAGAGAATTCTCCCTTTGCTCGAGGTCGCAGGGAGGATTATTCCAATGTACAAGGTCACCGAAGTCGCAACATAGGTGGTAGTTACCCAGAAAAGCTTTCGGCAAGAGATGGTCACACCATGAAGGATAATGCCAAGTCAAAAGAGAAGGAGAGTGAAAATCCACCAGGAGATGGAAAGGGAAACAAACATAAGAAACAtcgaaagagaaggaagggggaagaaaatgaaGGCTTTCCTAACACAGAGTTATTGGAGAGTTCTAGAAAACAAAGAGAACCTGTAGgtggagaagaaattaaaacagacTCCCTGTTCATTCTCCCCAGTAGAGATGATGCCACTCCTGTTAGAGATGAACCAATGGAGGCAGAATCGATCACTTTTAAACCCgtatcagaaaaggaaaagaaagaaaaagacaaaccaAAAGCAAAAGGTGACAAAACTAAACGTAAAAATGAAGGAACTACTAGTTCCAAAAAAGAGAGCACTGCAAAACCTGTCAAAGCATCCCAGGAAAAAGTGGACGTAGAACGTGAAAAGTCTCCAAGATCTGAACCACCATCCAAAAAAGCCAAAGAGGAGGTGCCAAAGACAGAGAGTACTAAATCCTCCTCCCAAAAAGATGAAAAGGCCATTAGTACACCCAGAAAAGCTCACCCCAAGATGACAAAGGAACATCAAGAAACTAAATCCGTCAAGGAGGAAAAAGCTAAAAAGGAATATTCAAAAGATGCCAAACAAGAAAAACTAGCTAACAAGgaggaaaaatcaaaaaagactAATGAGAAAAGTAAGCCAGCTGATGCCaagccagaaaaaagaaaaagaaaagctgaagAAAAGGGTGTAGACAAAGAACATGAGATTTTGTCATTGAAAAACTCTAAACCAGAAGTTGCTGAAATGATGAAGCCATCACCAAAGCGTAAAATTGAGCCAGATGTTGAGAAAACAGATAGGACCCCAGAAAAAGACAAAACTGTGTTAACTGCCCCAGCCAAAAAGATAAAACTCAACagagaaacagggaaaaaaattggaagtggCGAAAACCTGCCCAGTACAAAAGAACTCACTGAAAAATTGGAGCCAACTTCCAgtaaaattaaacaagaaaaagttAAAGGGAAAGTAAGAAGAAAAGTAACGACCACTGAAGGATCTAGCTCGACTCTTGTGGATTATaccag tACAAGCTCAACCGGAGGCAGCCCTGTAAGGAAGTCTGAAGAAAAAACAGACACAAAACGAACTGTCATTAAGACCATGGAagaatataataatgacaatacaGCTCCTGCTGaagatgttattattatgattCAGGTTCCTCAATCAAAGTGGGACAAAGATGACTTTGAATCTGAAGAGGAAGATATAAAATCTACACAAGCTGTGTCCACTGTAGGAAAGCCTGCTAGTGTTATAAAGAATGTTAGCACTAAGCCATCAAATCCTGTTAAACATACTGAAAAAGAAAGCGAGCCATCAGAGAAAATTCAGAAGCCCCCAAAAGAAGTAAGCCATGAAGGTGTACAGCATGAGGCCAAAAGTTCAAAAACTTGTTCATCcagtgaaaaaggaaaaaccaaagaTCGGGATCATTCCGTGTCAGATAAGGAAAACtctgaaaaaaggaaaagcagcATTCAGACAGAAAAAGATACTAGTGTAGATCGTATAAATGAACAAGGAAACTTTAAAAGTCTTTCTCAATCATCCAAAGACACTAGAACTTCAGATAAGCATGATTCTGGGCGTGGATCCTCAAGTAAAGACTTTACCCCTAATAGAGACAAAAAAGTAGACTATGATAATAGGGATCACTCTGGTTCCAAACGGAGAGATGAAAGGAGTGATTTAACAAGAAGAAAAGATTCTCCTTCTCGAACTAAAACAGAATCTTCATTGGGtcagaaaaataaactgaaggaTGAAAGGACAGATTTGCCCAAAAAGGGAGTAGGAGAATCAAAAAGAGGCAATTCTAGTCCTTCAAAGGACAGAAGACCATATGATCACAAAGTTGCTCACGATTCTAAACGTTCAAATGATGACAATAAATCTGTAGACAAAAACCCAGTTAAAGAACGAGAGAAGCATATATCAGAAACAAAGACTAATAAGGAGAAAGAGTTAagtggaaataaattattttgtagacATAGCTCTCCAGATACACAAATTGAAAAAGAGCATGTTACTGGACagaatgataagactgttgtcaAACCTAAACCCCAGTTAAGCCACTCTTCTAGACTTTCTTCTGATTTAACAAGAGAAACTGATGAAGCTGCTTTTGTACCAGACTATAATGAAAGTGACAGTGAGAGTAATGTGTctgcaaaagaagaagaaactttGGGGAAAAATTCTAAGGAACTGAAAGATAAGGTGGCCGAAAAAGCTAAAGAGACCCTGGATACAACAGTAGTTACCCAAATAGGTGTAAGAAGTCAGAGTCAAAGTAGTCCTAGTGTTAGCCGAAGTCGCAGTCATAGCCCTTCTGGAAGCCAAACACGAAGCCACAGCAGCAGCGCTAGCTCAGCAGAAAGTCAGGAcagcaagaagaagaaaaagaaaaaggaaaaaaagaagcacaagaaACATAAAAAACATAAGAAACATAAGAAACACACAGGCACtgaattagaattggaaaagagcCAAAAACAcaagcataagaaaaaaaaatccaagaaaagcaaagataaagaaaaggagaaggaaaaggatgaCCAAAAAGTTAAATCTGTCACAGTATAA